From Salvia splendens isolate huo1 chromosome 16, SspV2, whole genome shotgun sequence, a single genomic window includes:
- the LOC121772682 gene encoding RNA demethylase ALKBH9B-like produces the protein MNGHAKAQNTDEVRIASEFLSNWLPFLARGLCKSCTHTISHRIRSLHTERDAAVSTQSIVDANHCKEDLGDCTARSTGSAKDSADNYDDDDDTHSLGSWMDEADRMLEQAVEASSRSEPLNSSARQPRPMLKKSWADMAMEDEVVAGDDNDESNGLVDANDSFSEVNSVAEAKPKVALKGKRTFYVWKGSTVNILEGLELHKAIFSAAEQKRIVSFVGQLEEMGKKGQLKARTYTAPQKWMRGKGRITLQFGCCYNYATILLGDRIKRAIRQESSRPKLSIRCPNCSRSVLVLKGNGADVAKHCVPAVPSKRISITFRRMDDTKRPMGYTPEPDLQGLQPLMDEEERSSKDNASKRQTYFEKASRWRRTYGR, from the exons ATGAATGGCCACGCGAAAGCTCAAAACACCGACGAAGTCCGGATCGCCTCCGAATTCTTGTCCAATTGGCTGCCTTTCTTAGCCCGCGGCCTCTGCAAATCCTGCACGCACACCATCTCCCACCGAATCCGATCTCTCCATACAG AACGGGATGCTGCTGTTTCTACACAGAGTATTGTAGATGCGAATCACTGTAAGGAAGATTTGGGTGACTGCACTGCCCGTTCCACTGGGAGTGCGAAAGACAGTGCGGATAactatgatgatgatgatgatacgCATTCGTTGGGTAGTTGGATGGACGAGGCTGATCGAATGTTGGAACAAGCTGTTGAGGCATCATCAAGAAGCGAACCATTAAACTCGTCAGCACGACAGCCAAGACCTATGTTGAAAAAGTCTTGGGCAGATATGGCTATGGAGGATGAGGTTGTGGCAGGAGATGACAATGATGAGAGCAATGGGCTTGTTGATGCTAATGATTCTTTTTCGGAGGTAAATTCTGTGGCTGAAGCTAAGCCAAAGGTGGCGTtgaaaggaaaaaggactttCTATGTTTGGAAAGGATCAACTGTCAACATACTGGAAGGGCTGGAGCTACACAAAGCTATCTTCAGTGCAGCAGAGCAAAAGAGGATTGTCAGTTTTGTTGGACAGCTCGAAGAGATGGGAAAAAAGGGCCAGTTGAAAG CGCGCACATATACTGCTCCTCAGAAGTGGATGAGGGGGAAGGGGCGTATAACTCTTCAATTTGGTTGCTGTTACAACTATGCCACA ATTCTATTGGGTGACAGGATAAAAAGGGCAATCCGCCAGGAATCCTCAAGGCCGAAATTGTCGATCCGTTGCCCCAATTGTTCAAG ATCTGTTCTTGTATTAAAAGGAAACGGAGCTGATGTGGCTAAGCATTGTGTCCCAGCTGTCCCTTCCAAAAG GATATCGATTACCTTTAGGAGAATGGATGACACTAAAAGGCCAATGGGCTATACTCCAGAACCAGATTTGCAAGGGCTTCAACCATTGATGGATGAAGAGGAAAGATCTAGCAAGGATAATGCTTCGAAGAGACAGACATATTTCGAGAAAGCCAGCAGATGGAGGAGAACCTATGGTAGATAG
- the LOC121771168 gene encoding protein WUSCHEL-like, which translates to MEQQGGNEEKTVCRQSSTRWTPTSDQIRILKDLYYNSGVRSPTAEQIQRISAKLRQYGKIEGKNVFYWFQNHKARERQKKRFTADHHHPIPIYSNFPNNINPPGNFASSSAAGLLNGYGSVAMENSFRECTITPSANVGGQNLAWFGVDTYPSPYPFLEMSRSINNQTLLQAAEEEASEIETLPLFPMHGDAKQDWHHRGDDAIAAASLELSLNPYAAGFRH; encoded by the exons ATGGAACAGCAAGGTGGAAATGAAGAGAAAACGGTGTGCAGACAGAGCAGTACGAGGTGGACGCCGACAAGCGACCAGATAAGAATCTTGAAGGATCTATACTACAACAGTGGCGTCAGGTCTCCCACGGCCGAGCAGATTCAGCGAATCTCCGCCAAGCTGAGGCAGTACGGCAAGATCGAGGGCAAAAACGTCTTTTACTGGTTCCAGAATCACAAGGCCCGCGAGCGCCAGAAGAAGCGCTTCACCGCCGATCATCATCATCCCATTCCCATCTACTCCAACTTCCCTAACAACATAAACCCTCCTG ggAATTTTGCGTCTTCTTCTGCTGCTGGCTTGCTCAATGGCTATGGATCTGTGGCCATGGAGAATAGCTTTAGA GAATGCACCATAACACCAAGTGCAAATGTGGGAGGGCAGAATTTGGCATGGTTTGGGGTTGATACCTATCCTTCGCCCTACCCTTTTCTTGAAATGTCAAGAAGCATCAACAACCAAACCCTACTTCAAGCTGCCGAGGAGGAGGCCTCGGAGATCGAGACCCTCCCCCTCTTCCCAATGCACGGCGACGCCAAGCAAGACTGGCACCACCGCGGCGATGATGCCATCGCCGCCGCTTCATTGGAGCTCAGCCTCAACCCCTACGCCGCCGGATTCCGTCATTAA